A genomic window from Emys orbicularis isolate rEmyOrb1 chromosome 8, rEmyOrb1.hap1, whole genome shotgun sequence includes:
- the SPRY4 gene encoding protein sprouty homolog 4 yields MEPRIPHNITVVPNSVMVQPLLDSRIPYGRLQHPLTILPIDQMKTTHIENDYTDNPSLAQLAAQKHPRGHHEPALISQHLQRCEQDVTHPWISFSGRPSSISSSSSTSSDQRLLDHMVPAPVVDQSSPRAVRIQPKVINCKPMDLKGPMSQELDKHFLLCEACGKCKCKECALPRTLPSCWVCNQECLCSAQNLVNYSTCMCLVKGVFYHCTNEDDEGSCADHPCSCSQSNCCARWSFMGALSLVLPCLLCYLPATGCVKLSQRCYDQVSRPGCRCKNTNRVICKVALDGKASRPEKPF; encoded by the coding sequence ATGGAACCCCGGATTCCCCACAACATAACTGTGGTCCCAAACTCCGTCATGGTACAGCCGTTACTGGACAGTCGGATCCCCTATGGGAGGCTGCAGCATCCGCTCACCATCCTGCCTATTGACCAGATGAAGACTACTCACATTGAGAATGACTACACCGACAatcccagccttgcccagctggCAGCACAGAAGCACCCCCGAGGCCACCATGAACCTGCGCTGATCAGCCAGCACCTGCAGAGATGTGAGCAGGATGTCACCCACCCCTGGATCTCTTTCAGTGGGCGGCCCAGctccatcagcagcagcagcagcacgtctTCTGACCAAAGGCTCTTGGATCACATGGTGCCGGCCCCTGTGGTGGATCAGTCCTCCCCGAGAGCGGTCCGGATACAGCCCAAGGTGATTAATTGCAAACCCATGGATCTGAAGGGACCCATGTCTCAGGAGCTTGACAAGCACTTTTTACTGTGTGAAGCCTGTGGGAAATGCAAGTGCAAGGAGTGTGCCCTGCCGAGGACTTTGCCTTCTTGCTGGGTATGCAACCAGGAGTGTCTCTGCTCCGCACAGAACCTGGTCAATTACTCCACGTGCATGTGTCTGGTGAAGGGAGTCTTCTACCACTGCACTAACGAGGATGACGAGGGTTCCTGTGCAGAccacccctgctcctgctcccaatcGAACTGCTGTGCCCGCTGGTCTTTCATGGGTGCCCTCTCTCTGGTCCTGCCTTGCTTGCTGTGCTACCTGCCAGCCACGGGCTGCGTGAAACTATCCCAGAGATGCTATGACCAAGTGAGCCGGCCTGGATGTAGATGTAAAAACACAAACCGTGTCATCTGCAAGGTGGCGCTGGATGGCAAAGCAAGCAGGCCAGAAAAGCCTTTCTga